Proteins co-encoded in one Cupriavidus metallidurans CH34 genomic window:
- a CDS encoding rhodanese-like domain-containing protein, translated as MASISPPRLKAWLEEGSELALLDVSEGRYFAAGHIIASRHLPLSLLEREAPQILTRQDVPVVLVSADPRAGAASEQIARAAAVLRRLGYQEIHELEGGLSAWVASGGVLIDGYNALVKAFGEEVRKHYGVDELSPEALARRLDQGQPTTVVDVRTRLEHQFSTLPGALNYPGTEWPLRHLPQREPDHLWAVHCFSRTRGVIGAATTRVVHGQHVPVAWVGDGVMAWVVQGEDDVRQAPEPGDVLPPLIESDAVARANALIARYALPVVDAATVQRWRGEATRNVQCFDLRPGAKSRPGVVAVSGGQLLMHFENLVAVRNASMVLVDEPHRLRSAITAFWLLQLGEAQVYILDARPDHDLANFEALHEPPMQLPASSAQPQPVSAVQLSHHIAHAGARVVDVGPSIDFLRGHVPGASYATASEHGALGAALADAVANGQRLVLTSPDGRQALLAARDLLDAARNVYGSATAENALQWLQGGTDAWRAAGQTLETGVEDDRLLTPFLDDWGSIMRVPECQRIPAWERYLHWERNLAPRVTQDPAVRFRFFD; from the coding sequence ATGGCAAGCATTTCGCCGCCACGTCTGAAGGCGTGGCTTGAGGAGGGAAGCGAGCTGGCGTTGCTCGACGTCTCCGAAGGGCGCTATTTCGCGGCGGGACACATCATCGCATCGCGGCACCTGCCGTTGTCGCTGTTGGAGCGCGAAGCGCCGCAGATCCTGACGCGGCAGGACGTACCTGTCGTCCTGGTCAGCGCGGACCCGCGTGCAGGTGCCGCGTCCGAACAGATTGCGCGCGCTGCGGCTGTCCTGCGGCGGTTGGGCTACCAGGAGATCCATGAACTCGAAGGTGGCCTTTCCGCGTGGGTGGCGAGTGGCGGCGTCCTGATCGATGGCTACAACGCATTGGTCAAGGCGTTCGGCGAAGAAGTCCGCAAGCACTACGGTGTGGATGAACTGTCGCCAGAGGCGTTGGCCAGGCGCCTGGATCAGGGGCAGCCGACAACCGTGGTGGACGTACGCACGCGGCTTGAGCATCAATTCAGCACGTTGCCAGGCGCGCTGAACTACCCCGGCACGGAATGGCCGCTGCGACATTTGCCGCAGCGCGAACCGGATCACTTGTGGGCAGTGCACTGCTTCAGTCGGACGCGCGGCGTGATTGGCGCGGCGACAACGCGCGTGGTACATGGCCAGCATGTACCGGTGGCATGGGTGGGGGATGGTGTCATGGCTTGGGTGGTTCAGGGCGAAGACGACGTGCGGCAGGCGCCAGAGCCGGGCGACGTGCTGCCCCCCCTGATTGAGTCGGATGCCGTGGCGCGCGCGAATGCGCTGATCGCGCGATACGCCTTGCCCGTGGTGGATGCCGCCACCGTACAGCGGTGGCGCGGTGAGGCCACGCGGAACGTGCAGTGCTTCGATCTGCGGCCTGGCGCCAAGTCACGACCCGGTGTGGTGGCGGTGTCTGGTGGCCAGTTGCTGATGCACTTCGAGAACCTGGTGGCGGTACGCAACGCCAGCATGGTGCTGGTGGACGAGCCGCATCGCCTGCGATCGGCAATCACCGCGTTCTGGCTGCTGCAGTTGGGCGAGGCGCAGGTCTACATCCTCGATGCGCGGCCCGACCACGACTTGGCGAACTTCGAAGCGTTGCACGAACCGCCAATGCAGTTGCCGGCGTCTTCGGCGCAACCTCAGCCAGTTAGCGCCGTACAGCTCTCGCACCATATCGCCCACGCCGGCGCACGTGTCGTGGACGTGGGGCCGAGCATCGACTTCCTGCGCGGGCATGTTCCCGGCGCTTCCTATGCGACCGCTTCGGAGCATGGTGCGCTTGGCGCGGCATTGGCCGATGCGGTAGCCAACGGGCAGCGGTTGGTGCTGACATCGCCCGACGGCAGGCAGGCCTTGCTCGCAGCGCGAGATTTGCTGGATGCCGCGCGCAATGTCTACGGCAGCGCCACGGCGGAGAACGCGCTGCAATGGCTGCAAGGGGGCACGGATGCCTGGCGTGCCGCCGGCCAGACGCTTGAAACGGGGGTGGAAGATGATCGGTTGCTCACGCCTTTCCTGGATGACTGGGGTTCCATCATGCGCGTGCCCGAGTGCCAGCGCATTCCCGCCTGGGAGCGATACCTCCACTGGGAACGCAATCTCGCGCCGCGCGTGACGCAAGATCCTGCCGTACGGTTCCGGTTCTTTGACTAG
- the mqo gene encoding malate dehydrogenase (quinone), which yields MTQTDNKTVAGRGGKPFTRRKFLAAAVGAAAAWGGYSYFFGSQYRAAKADRKVDVLLIGGGIMSATLGVYLKELEPNWTCEVFERLDKVAEESSNGWNNAGTGHSALCELNYTPMDDKGNVHIAQAININENFQISRQFWAHQVRKGVLGNPREFINSTPHMNLVFGQENREFIRKRVEALKASPLFAGMEMTTEPAKIAEWIPVMMEGRKPDEVVTATRSPLGTDVNLGEITRQFYKHLSGNSGVKVTTGYEVRSITRNEDGTWRVSAFDTKDGSQIQTVDARNVFIGAGGAALPLLQLSGIPEAKQYGGFPVGGEFLVTDKPEIASRHLAKVYGLADTGSPPMSVPHLDTRVLDGKKVILFGPFATWSSKFLKNGSYFDLAKATTPSNVIPQLQVGAHEFALVKYLAQQLALSREEKMAALRRYMPEAKDEDWRLWEAGQRVQIIKNDPEKGGVLKLGTEVVVSGDRSVSALLGASPGGSTSPAIMLSLLERVFPEQMKTAAWQQKIHEIVPSYGKKLNENPQLLAKEWATTAETLQLAIAPPSLDGVVPATVPMMNPGVVKKVPDMAL from the coding sequence ATGACTCAAACGGACAACAAGACCGTGGCTGGCCGCGGCGGCAAGCCTTTCACCCGTCGTAAATTCCTTGCAGCCGCCGTCGGTGCCGCAGCCGCATGGGGCGGATACTCGTACTTTTTCGGCAGCCAGTACCGCGCCGCGAAGGCGGATCGCAAGGTCGATGTGCTGCTGATTGGCGGCGGCATCATGAGTGCGACGCTCGGCGTCTATCTGAAGGAGTTGGAGCCGAACTGGACGTGTGAGGTTTTCGAGCGTCTGGATAAAGTCGCGGAAGAAAGCTCGAACGGCTGGAACAACGCCGGTACCGGACACTCGGCGCTTTGCGAGCTGAACTACACGCCGATGGACGATAAGGGGAACGTCCATATCGCCCAGGCCATCAACATCAACGAGAACTTCCAGATTTCCCGCCAGTTCTGGGCGCATCAGGTGCGCAAGGGTGTTCTCGGCAATCCGCGTGAGTTCATCAACTCGACGCCGCACATGAATCTTGTCTTCGGGCAGGAGAATCGGGAGTTCATTCGTAAGCGCGTCGAGGCACTCAAGGCTTCGCCTCTGTTCGCGGGCATGGAAATGACGACCGAACCGGCGAAGATCGCCGAGTGGATTCCGGTCATGATGGAAGGTCGCAAGCCCGATGAGGTGGTCACCGCCACGCGTTCGCCGCTGGGTACGGACGTGAATCTGGGCGAAATCACGCGTCAGTTCTACAAGCACCTGTCCGGCAATTCGGGAGTGAAAGTCACCACCGGCTATGAAGTGCGTTCGATTACACGGAATGAGGACGGCACCTGGCGTGTGTCCGCGTTCGACACGAAGGATGGCTCCCAGATCCAGACGGTGGATGCGCGAAACGTGTTCATTGGCGCAGGTGGCGCTGCATTGCCGCTGCTCCAACTGTCCGGCATTCCCGAGGCGAAGCAATATGGTGGCTTCCCGGTTGGCGGCGAGTTCCTGGTCACCGACAAGCCTGAGATCGCGTCGCGCCATCTGGCAAAGGTCTACGGTCTTGCGGATACCGGTTCGCCTCCGATGTCGGTGCCCCACCTGGATACCCGCGTGCTCGATGGCAAGAAGGTGATCCTTTTCGGGCCGTTTGCCACGTGGTCCAGCAAGTTCCTCAAGAACGGCTCGTATTTCGACCTGGCCAAGGCGACGACGCCGTCGAACGTCATTCCTCAGTTGCAAGTCGGCGCTCACGAATTTGCGCTCGTGAAGTATCTTGCGCAGCAATTGGCGCTGTCCCGCGAAGAAAAGATGGCGGCGCTGCGCCGCTACATGCCCGAGGCGAAGGACGAGGACTGGCGTCTGTGGGAGGCCGGACAACGCGTGCAGATCATCAAGAACGATCCGGAGAAGGGCGGCGTACTGAAGCTTGGCACGGAGGTCGTGGTCTCTGGCGACCGTTCAGTATCTGCGCTGTTGGGCGCTTCGCCGGGCGGCTCGACGTCGCCAGCGATCATGTTGTCGTTGCTCGAGCGCGTTTTCCCCGAACAGATGAAAACGGCGGCCTGGCAGCAAAAGATTCATGAGATCGTGCCCAGCTACGGAAAAAAGCTCAACGAAAACCCGCAGCTTCTGGCAAAGGAATGGGCGACCACGGCAGAAACGCTGCAACTGGCCATTGCTCCGCCAAGCCTGGACGGCGTTGTCCCGGCCACCGTCCCAATGATGAACCCGGGTGTGGTGAAGAAGGTGCCCGATATGGCCCTGTAA
- a CDS encoding Bug family tripartite tricarboxylate transporter substrate binding protein translates to MLKSKSFALFMSLAALSLGVRAETYPSKPIMLVVPFAAGGTVNMMGRLVAEHMGEQLGQPVVVDNKAGAGGAIGAGFVAKATPDGYTLLLGSMGQAVQPLLTKRLPYDPKKLVPVALFATVSNVLAVSSNAPAKNVSDLVGYSKANPGKLNMASAGIGSINQLIGELFMSRTGANFVHVPYKGAGPAGVDLLSGQVQLIFANLPNVLPYARAGKVRLLAVASEKRDPAIPDVPTFAEAGVKDAVVESWYGLMAPAGTKPEVIKKLQDTLLVVTKDKRFISQLAEQGARPYPGSSADMTRLMEKEGKRWGEVIEHAKISLD, encoded by the coding sequence ATGTTGAAGTCGAAGTCCTTTGCCTTGTTTATGTCCCTCGCGGCACTCTCCCTGGGTGTGCGCGCAGAGACCTATCCCTCGAAGCCAATCATGCTGGTGGTGCCCTTTGCGGCAGGTGGTACGGTGAACATGATGGGGCGGCTGGTTGCCGAGCATATGGGGGAGCAGCTAGGTCAGCCAGTTGTCGTCGACAACAAGGCCGGTGCGGGCGGCGCGATTGGCGCCGGATTTGTCGCCAAGGCCACCCCGGATGGATATACGTTGCTGCTGGGCTCGATGGGACAGGCCGTTCAGCCTCTGCTTACCAAGCGGCTACCGTACGATCCCAAGAAGCTGGTTCCGGTTGCGTTGTTCGCAACCGTTTCGAATGTTCTGGCCGTATCCAGCAATGCTCCCGCGAAGAACGTCTCGGACCTGGTTGGCTACTCAAAGGCTAATCCCGGCAAGTTGAACATGGCGTCCGCTGGAATCGGCTCGATCAATCAACTGATAGGTGAACTTTTCATGTCCAGAACCGGAGCCAATTTCGTACATGTGCCGTACAAGGGCGCTGGCCCGGCCGGTGTCGATTTGCTCTCGGGGCAGGTACAGCTCATCTTCGCGAACCTGCCCAACGTGCTGCCTTATGCGAGGGCTGGAAAGGTTCGCCTGCTGGCAGTCGCCAGCGAAAAGCGTGACCCCGCCATTCCCGACGTACCGACGTTTGCGGAAGCCGGTGTAAAGGATGCAGTTGTCGAGTCGTGGTACGGCTTGATGGCGCCTGCCGGTACCAAACCGGAGGTGATCAAGAAGCTGCAAGACACCCTGCTGGTCGTGACCAAAGACAAGCGATTTATTTCCCAACTGGCAGAGCAAGGCGCACGACCGTACCCCGGCTCCAGTGCGGACATGACCCGACTCATGGAAAAGGAAGGGAAACGTTGGGGTGAAGTGATCGAGCACGCCAAGATCTCCCTGGACTGA
- the argH gene encoding argininosuccinate lyase, whose product MTSTPHETLLAEARLSSPPASRLTKHYALPGLERERRQFHEFVAVDLAHTTMLVEQGILSAETGRAILEQLLIIRRMQPSAFPVDVRKGSLLLQIESYLFGAIGEDVGGQMHTGRSRIDQGATVRRLYKRNRMLDVMDQLNVFQEAIAEQARHHAHTIMPGYTHMQQAQPWVFGHYLLSFSSRLHDSFERLAQAYGRVNRNPLGTVGLAGTSWPLNRERTTELLGFDGQIENSKLGREAFDAADAICALSFIMADLNDLATDLHIWSSAEFGLVESDDSYCGTSSIFPQKKNPVALETIRKAAGPAVTWLSAALATFRAEGTGDQAMRSVSHIDEALATTESMLDLFTGVMETLIVHQDHMAESLKGSWCTASNLADVVVRERRLSFRQVHHIVARAVRNCVAQGLRPDQLTSSRLDEAALETVGIALNLGDAAVRDALDPVRFVETRITEGSVGPQQVARLLERAAQERAADRQWVSEARGRLSRSQLALNEAVSKLVA is encoded by the coding sequence ATGACATCGACTCCCCACGAAACACTACTTGCCGAGGCTCGCCTGAGTTCGCCTCCTGCCTCCCGGTTGACGAAGCACTACGCACTGCCAGGGCTCGAGCGCGAACGCAGGCAGTTTCACGAGTTCGTCGCCGTTGATCTTGCCCATACGACCATGCTCGTGGAACAGGGCATTCTTTCGGCGGAGACCGGTCGGGCCATCCTGGAGCAATTGCTGATCATTCGGAGAATGCAGCCCTCCGCGTTTCCCGTGGATGTGCGCAAGGGCAGCCTTCTGCTGCAGATCGAGTCGTATCTCTTCGGCGCCATCGGCGAGGACGTGGGCGGCCAGATGCACACCGGCCGCAGCCGCATCGATCAGGGCGCCACGGTACGCCGCCTGTACAAGCGCAACCGCATGCTGGATGTGATGGACCAGTTGAACGTATTCCAGGAGGCGATTGCCGAACAAGCGCGCCACCACGCGCACACGATCATGCCCGGCTACACCCATATGCAGCAGGCCCAGCCATGGGTGTTCGGACACTATCTGCTCAGCTTCAGCTCCCGATTGCATGACAGCTTCGAGCGTCTGGCGCAGGCGTACGGACGCGTCAACCGCAATCCACTGGGAACCGTGGGTCTTGCCGGCACGTCATGGCCGCTTAATCGCGAGCGAACCACGGAACTGCTCGGATTCGACGGCCAAATCGAGAACTCCAAGCTTGGCCGCGAAGCTTTCGATGCAGCGGATGCGATCTGCGCACTGTCGTTCATCATGGCCGATTTGAACGATCTGGCTACCGACCTGCATATCTGGTCCAGTGCCGAGTTCGGATTGGTTGAATCCGATGACAGCTACTGTGGTACGAGCAGCATCTTCCCGCAGAAGAAGAACCCGGTCGCACTGGAGACCATCAGGAAGGCCGCCGGTCCTGCCGTGACGTGGCTGAGCGCGGCGCTGGCCACGTTCCGCGCGGAAGGGACCGGCGACCAGGCCATGCGTAGCGTCTCACATATCGACGAGGCCTTGGCAACGACAGAAAGCATGCTCGATCTGTTCACTGGCGTCATGGAAACGCTGATCGTGCATCAGGACCACATGGCCGAATCGCTCAAGGGAAGCTGGTGCACCGCGAGCAATCTGGCGGACGTCGTCGTGCGTGAACGACGTCTGTCCTTCCGCCAGGTGCACCACATCGTCGCCCGTGCGGTGCGCAACTGCGTGGCGCAAGGACTGCGTCCCGATCAGTTGACCAGCAGCCGTCTCGATGAGGCAGCTCTCGAAACGGTGGGTATCGCGCTGAATCTGGGCGACGCGGCGGTACGTGATGCGCTCGATCCGGTTCGCTTTGTCGAAACCCGGATTACGGAAGGCAGCGTCGGGCCGCAGCAGGTTGCGCGACTGCTCGAACGCGCGGCGCAAGAACGCGCTGCGGATCGCCAATGGGTCAGCGAGGCGCGCGGCCGACTGAGTCGATCGCAACTGGCACTCAATGAAGCCGTGAGCAAGCTGGTTGCCTGA
- a CDS encoding LysR substrate-binding domain-containing protein has product MQLNPRQLEAFRSVMVSGSMTVAAERLKISQPAVSALIRDLEKRLEIRLFRREGNRLIPGAEAQRLFREVDRFYQGMEQIERVALDLKSARIGTLRVASMHTLGLSLLSESVRQFSLSRPELAISLDVRNSLGVMELAAAHQIDIGFVQMSGDEYPGVDVLPLPSVAAVCVLPRGHALARKRSLKITDLQDEPLISLNRNSPVRMRLEMELDAAGVTCKRSVVTSLGHVACSLVAGGLGLTVVDPFTARRVRDPGVVWRPLSPAVQFHFSMVLPSHQPRSKVVEDFIKLVKEQFKASVASS; this is encoded by the coding sequence ATGCAACTGAATCCCCGCCAACTCGAAGCGTTCCGTAGTGTCATGGTGTCCGGCAGCATGACCGTGGCCGCCGAACGGCTCAAGATCAGCCAGCCAGCGGTGAGTGCGCTTATCAGGGACCTCGAAAAGAGACTGGAAATCCGCCTGTTCCGGCGTGAAGGCAATCGCCTGATTCCGGGTGCCGAAGCCCAGCGATTGTTCCGCGAAGTGGACCGGTTCTACCAGGGCATGGAGCAGATCGAGCGTGTGGCGCTCGATCTGAAGTCCGCTCGCATCGGTACCCTGCGTGTTGCGTCCATGCATACGCTGGGATTGAGCCTGCTCAGCGAAAGCGTCAGGCAGTTCTCACTCTCCCGCCCAGAACTGGCGATCTCGCTGGACGTCAGGAATTCTCTAGGCGTCATGGAGCTCGCCGCAGCGCACCAGATCGATATCGGATTCGTTCAGATGTCCGGCGATGAGTACCCCGGGGTCGATGTTCTCCCGCTACCAAGCGTCGCGGCAGTCTGCGTACTCCCGCGTGGCCATGCTTTGGCCCGCAAGAGGTCATTGAAGATTACCGATCTGCAGGATGAGCCGCTTATCTCGCTGAATCGCAATAGCCCGGTGCGGATGCGATTGGAGATGGAACTCGACGCTGCTGGCGTGACCTGCAAGCGCTCGGTGGTCACATCGCTCGGTCACGTGGCATGCAGCCTGGTGGCAGGCGGACTTGGTTTGACTGTCGTTGATCCCTTCACCGCGCGCAGAGTGCGTGATCCAGGTGTGGTCTGGCGTCCATTGTCGCCGGCCGTACAGTTCCATTTCTCCATGGTCCTGCCGTCCCATCAGCCGCGATCGAAGGTTGTGGAAGACTTTATCAAGCTGGTCAAAGAACAATTCAAGGCGAGCGTCGCCTCGTCCTGA
- a CDS encoding porin — MKCKYLAIAVAMLTASSVQAQSSVTLYGVVDAGIEYLNHAVASTGTVAPGAKGHSLVALQSGNQSGSRWGLRGIEDLGGGLRSLFVLESGFSIDTGTSTQSGRLFGRGAYVGLENQWGRLTLGRHTVPFYDFAVTYDPMAISSRYAIGAQDPFMGAARADNSVKYMGTFGGLSVTGLYSFNYNNQEVPGNFTNGREYSLGANYSGGSFSIGAVYDQINQSAATALQTNSLTQRAAVAGTYAYGNAKVYAGYRYAHAFNGASLPGSTVANTASNLAWAGVGYQLTPALSFAGSAYYQNLRNSRSGNPWQFVMVADYALSKRTDLYTAASYVLNKGKSSLGVNGFNSQLGTTSEAVQPGANQFGAVVGVRHKF; from the coding sequence ATGAAATGCAAGTACCTTGCCATTGCGGTGGCAATGCTGACTGCGAGCAGTGTCCAAGCGCAATCGAGCGTTACCCTGTATGGCGTTGTTGATGCCGGTATCGAGTACCTGAACCATGCTGTCGCATCGACGGGAACCGTTGCACCGGGTGCCAAGGGACATAGCCTGGTGGCCTTGCAATCAGGCAACCAGTCCGGATCACGCTGGGGTCTGCGTGGCATCGAGGACCTGGGTGGCGGCCTGAGGAGCCTCTTTGTTCTGGAAAGCGGATTCTCCATCGACACCGGCACGAGCACCCAAAGCGGTCGCCTGTTCGGACGCGGTGCCTACGTCGGACTCGAGAACCAATGGGGCAGGCTGACGTTGGGTCGCCACACGGTGCCGTTCTATGACTTTGCGGTGACGTACGATCCGATGGCGATTTCGAGCCGCTACGCTATCGGCGCGCAGGATCCGTTCATGGGAGCGGCGCGTGCAGACAATTCTGTCAAGTACATGGGCACCTTTGGCGGCCTGAGCGTGACAGGACTGTATAGCTTCAACTACAACAACCAGGAAGTTCCGGGCAACTTCACGAACGGCCGCGAGTACTCTCTCGGCGCGAACTATTCTGGCGGCTCGTTCTCGATTGGGGCAGTCTACGATCAGATCAACCAATCGGCCGCCACGGCATTGCAAACAAATAGCCTGACGCAACGGGCAGCGGTGGCCGGTACGTACGCCTACGGCAACGCCAAGGTTTACGCGGGCTACCGCTATGCGCACGCGTTCAACGGTGCCAGCCTGCCTGGTTCCACAGTGGCTAACACTGCGTCGAACCTCGCTTGGGCAGGTGTTGGCTATCAACTGACACCTGCTCTCTCATTCGCTGGCTCGGCCTATTACCAGAATCTTCGCAACTCCCGATCTGGCAACCCATGGCAGTTCGTCATGGTGGCCGACTATGCGCTGTCGAAGCGCACCGACCTATATACGGCAGCATCGTATGTGCTTAACAAGGGCAAATCGAGCCTGGGCGTGAATGGCTTCAACAGCCAGCTGGGGACGACGAGCGAGGCCGTACAACCTGGCGCCAATCAATTCGGTGCTGTAGTCGGTGTTCGGCACAAGTTCTGA
- a CDS encoding cache domain-containing protein has product MFRKLVIGTLGAMAALFSATALAQGTAADARTMLEKTVAAIKADKARTLNQINNGENGFLVGDLYPFCFNLSDGLLVAVGNPNVKGLLGKDARKFRDPTGDVYGPRLYDAAKEGQVNEVSYMSPKAGADKTWVPKASLVTAVAGLGCGVGYYK; this is encoded by the coding sequence ATGTTTCGTAAACTCGTGATTGGCACGCTAGGCGCCATGGCTGCCTTATTCTCGGCTACGGCATTGGCGCAAGGTACTGCGGCGGACGCTAGGACCATGCTTGAAAAGACGGTTGCGGCCATCAAAGCCGATAAAGCCAGGACGCTCAACCAGATCAACAACGGCGAAAATGGCTTTCTTGTTGGCGATCTCTATCCGTTCTGCTTCAATCTCAGCGACGGACTCCTCGTCGCGGTCGGCAATCCCAACGTTAAGGGGTTGCTCGGCAAGGATGCTAGGAAATTTAGGGACCCTACGGGCGACGTGTATGGACCAAGGCTCTATGACGCGGCAAAAGAGGGCCAGGTCAACGAGGTCAGCTACATGTCTCCCAAGGCCGGCGCTGACAAGACGTGGGTGCCGAAGGCGAGCCTCGTTACTGCGGTTGCCGGCCTGGGTTGCGGCGTCGGTTACTACAAGTAG
- a CDS encoding carboxymuconolactone decarboxylase family protein translates to MSVMRTLLASAGLALLLALATEPSVSAQEAPEWMKQTLPEQALKPHWDESRAVMNPTGALDAKTKQLIALGVAAQIPCAYCVSAHTKAAKAAGATDAQIKEAIATAALVRFNSTMLNGSDGGTEWSPQRK, encoded by the coding sequence ATGTCAGTCATGAGAACTCTACTGGCGAGCGCCGGTTTAGCACTGCTGTTGGCCCTGGCAACGGAACCAAGCGTCAGCGCTCAGGAGGCACCTGAATGGATGAAACAGACACTTCCCGAACAGGCACTGAAGCCGCACTGGGACGAATCTCGGGCCGTGATGAATCCCACGGGAGCTTTAGATGCGAAAACCAAGCAACTCATTGCCCTCGGCGTGGCTGCACAAATTCCTTGTGCATATTGCGTTTCCGCTCACACTAAAGCGGCAAAAGCCGCTGGTGCGACCGATGCTCAAATAAAGGAGGCCATTGCAACCGCCGCGCTCGTCCGTTTCAACAGCACAATGTTGAATGGCTCAGACGGCGGCACCGAGTGGTCGCCTCAACGTAAGTGA
- a CDS encoding YggL family protein — protein MSQRRSRRQRKKLRVAEFQELGFLVTAELAVGLGADAKIAACEAFIADCIEANQLTYGGAIDDRLDGFVSPEGNRSSSTEEHRRIVLDWLNGRAEFGAVRVGPLIDAWYGNFAELG, from the coding sequence ATGAGCCAACGACGTAGCCGTCGCCAACGCAAGAAGCTGCGGGTGGCGGAATTTCAGGAACTCGGATTTCTCGTCACAGCGGAGCTTGCCGTTGGACTGGGTGCGGACGCAAAGATTGCTGCCTGCGAAGCCTTCATTGCCGATTGCATCGAAGCGAACCAACTCACCTATGGTGGTGCAATAGATGACCGCCTGGATGGATTTGTATCCCCGGAGGGGAACCGCAGTTCCTCCACGGAGGAACACCGCCGAATCGTCCTGGACTGGCTGAACGGTCGGGCTGAGTTCGGTGCTGTGCGCGTCGGTCCGCTGATCGACGCGTGGTACGGCAATTTCGCGGAACTTGGCTGA
- a CDS encoding 3'-5' exonuclease, translating into MTIRKSKGLEHHTVIFVGLDNGARRSFTKDEVDGTARFFVAFTRAKQRVLFTYCAQRAARAKIATLYQLLTSDRVKHIRIA; encoded by the coding sequence ATGACGATTCGCAAGAGTAAAGGCCTTGAGCACCATACCGTCATCTTCGTCGGATTGGACAATGGTGCCCGGCGGAGCTTCACCAAGGATGAGGTTGACGGCACAGCTAGGTTCTTCGTAGCGTTCACGCGCGCAAAACAACGTGTTCTTTTCACCTACTGCGCACAGCGTGCCGCGCGAGCGAAGATCGCGACGCTTTATCAGCTTCTGACAAGCGATAGGGTCAAACACATCAGGATCGCATAG
- a CDS encoding DUF427 domain-containing protein, which produces MPDKPVKIPGPDHPITITRQGDRVVVTVAGKVIADTRNALTLQEAAYPAVQYVPREDVDMSELSRTSHGSYCPYKGDATYYSIPAGGARAENAVWTYECPYPAVSAIAGYLAFYPDRVDSIGITP; this is translated from the coding sequence ATGCCAGACAAACCCGTCAAGATTCCCGGCCCCGACCACCCAATCACCATCACCCGCCAAGGCGACCGTGTGGTTGTCACCGTCGCCGGCAAAGTGATTGCCGATACCCGAAACGCACTGACGCTTCAGGAAGCAGCCTATCCCGCTGTTCAGTACGTGCCGCGCGAGGACGTGGACATGTCTGAACTGTCGCGTACCTCACATGGTAGCTACTGCCCCTACAAGGGGGATGCCACCTACTACAGCATCCCCGCCGGCGGGGCGCGCGCAGAGAATGCCGTCTGGACCTATGAGTGCCCCTACCCGGCCGTGTCGGCCATTGCAGGCTACCTCGCGTTCTACCCCGATCGCGTCGACAGCATCGGCATCACACCGTAA
- a CDS encoding GntR family transcriptional regulator: protein MLPTDLVASSDGDQNASLPRSERAYQQLRSAIQAGQLPPGTRLREVELAESLGLSRTPVREALSRLESEGLVVNEPNRGMIVTRLDASMVSELYVMREVLESTAAALAARHATDVEISLLRDIVERDLSFAEDPDKLAMNNRLFHETLHRCAHNRYLLKTLRSLHESMALLGRSTLAVPGRARGSYEEHMALVQALEARDPEQAEQIARRHIQQAYKVRLSLWIEEQSGT from the coding sequence ATGCTTCCTACGGACCTCGTCGCCAGCTCCGACGGCGATCAAAACGCCTCGCTGCCACGCTCCGAGCGCGCCTATCAACAGTTGCGATCAGCCATCCAGGCAGGTCAACTGCCGCCCGGCACCCGCCTGAGAGAAGTCGAACTCGCGGAATCCCTGGGCCTGTCGCGCACGCCGGTGCGCGAGGCGCTGTCGCGGCTCGAGTCAGAAGGGCTTGTTGTAAACGAGCCCAATCGGGGCATGATCGTGACGCGCCTCGACGCCAGCATGGTCAGCGAACTCTACGTCATGCGAGAGGTGCTCGAGTCCACCGCCGCGGCGCTGGCCGCACGCCACGCCACCGACGTGGAGATCTCGCTGCTGCGCGATATCGTCGAACGCGACCTCTCGTTCGCCGAGGATCCCGACAAGCTGGCGATGAACAACCGCCTGTTCCACGAGACGCTGCACCGCTGCGCCCACAATCGCTATCTGCTGAAGACGCTCCGCTCGCTGCACGAATCCATGGCACTGCTAGGGCGCTCCACGCTGGCCGTCCCAGGCCGCGCGCGCGGATCGTATGAGGAACACATGGCGCTGGTCCAGGCGCTGGAAGCCCGTGACCCCGAGCAGGCCGAGCAGATCGCGCGGCGCCATATCCAGCAAGCCTACAAGGTCCGGCTGTCGCTCTGGATCGAAGAGCAATCTGGCACCTGA